A DNA window from Zingiber officinale cultivar Zhangliang chromosome 3A, Zo_v1.1, whole genome shotgun sequence contains the following coding sequences:
- the LOC122050309 gene encoding putative disease resistance protein RGA3, translating to MAVVLSFFVKRYIDKLSEFIEGEISKVLGVKEEIKRLHRKLSRISIYIQDAEKKRQKDPVIDNWVKELKDIMYDAEDILDLCLIEGGRLLEAHPSSSGVCSPVSLLSSCFQCSKFRRNICHQIKRVDERLDEIKEDNRVIPRLLEHRYEGLQETPVKKSISPTSPIHVAADIVGTQIVDAAEGLISEIEHSKKRCSVLGISGMGGIGKTILAQKIFNDEMVKKQFPNRVWLHVSKDYSHIELLKQVLRGVRGNDDGVQSRAEVEGRIVSLLSESLLLVLDDIWSASVWRDLLRNPILNGSCRTAILFTTRHEDVATDMRADFVHHVEKMDQDNGWELIRKIVFGDGEDQIISELKEVGMEIVRKCDGLPLAIKVIAGVLFRKERTKREWKNVIESDLWFMKENENEVSKALYLSYENLPCHLKQCFLSCAFYCAISIRSDIIRLWVAEGFVIERSNSLMEDIAEDYYKELIASNLLQMDNIFLTGTRFVMHDILRSFGENLMEEEGIIINNALYTNINSLTKIRRLSISSQGDLLLLPNAIIEQKCLRALHLVNCPQIKRIENHAFENLKRLRVLDLCDTSIDSLPDSLTKLLHLKYLGLDRTKIRRLPESIKCLANLQTLNLSGCESLHELPKGITRLINLRCLRIEDKLERATSTGSRNFVLANKAFLRRLNLGWTMNINEYSEEQITEAERIFNQLSPPPTLQGLRITVNFPGRQFPEWMVSTSGLDSLADLTFFNLVNFPSCTVLPPLGQLPNLKILHIEGGEAIKSIGPEFLGCRTPAFPKLMYVAFKNMTNWETWVLSETQDVVEPNEDVHARNLNSFPNLKECKIIHCPKLKNSILPSNRYLQINNCPNLEYVEKIGMFQYFRVVFPSEIQQLPQWASCLVNVTLHKFSMECNSLLLDSCSKGKQNWHIIQRIPKVTIDSIDRERRLLLNKDSYKYEIKDEFGSVEETCQTLRSYWIKLNPIKYLFGAKGGHFLGYIVTERGIEVNPGKVKALQDMSPPRNLKEVQRLTGKITALSRFISKSSDRSLPFFKILRRATKFQWDDGCDQAFKELKQYLSSLPILAKPIVGEPFWIYLSSIEYAIGSALVRQEGGIQ from the exons ATGGCAGTGGTCCTAAGCTTTTTTGTTAAAAGATACATCGACAAACTATCTGAATTTATCGAGGGAGAGATAAGTAAAGTGCTAGGCGTTAAAGAAGAAATTAAGAGACTTCatagaaaattatcaagaattaGTATTTATATTCAAGATGCCGAAAAAAAAAGACAGAAAGATCCTGTGATCGACAATTGGGTGAAGGAATTAAAAGATATCATGTATGATGCAGAAGACATACTTGATCTTTGCTTGATCGAAGGTGGTAGATTATTGGAGGCCCATCCATCTTCTTCAGGGGTATGCTCTCCGGTCAGTTTGCTTTCATCTTGCTTTCAGTGTTCTAAGTTCCGCAGAAACATTTGCCATCAAATAAAAAGAGTTGATGAAAGACTTGATGAAATAAAAGAGGATAATCGTGTTATACCCAGACTATTAGAGCATAGATATGAAGGACTCCAAGAAACCCCAGTAAAAAAGTCGATATCTCCTACCTCTCCCATACATGTGGCTGCAGATATTGTAGGGACACAAATTGTAGATGCTGCAGAAGGCTTAATTTCGGAGATAGAGCATAGCAAAAAGAGATGCAGTGTGTTGGGAATTTCTGGGATGGGCGGAATAGGCAAGACTATTCTGGCACAAAAAATATTCAACGATGAAATGGTGAAAAAACAATTTCCAAACAGAGTGTGGTTACATGTATCCAAGGATTACTCTCACATTGAGCTGCTCAAACAAGTACTGAGAGGTGTAAGAGGAAATGATGATGGTGTTCAAAGTAGAGCAGAAGTTGAAGGCAGAATTGTTTCTCTTCTTTCAGAAAGTTTGCTTCTTGTATTGGATGATATATGGAGCGCAAGTGTATGGAGAGATTTGCTCAGAAATCCCATTTTGAATGGTTCGTGTAGGACTGCTATCTTATTTACCACTAGGCATGAAGATGTCGCAACGGATATGAGAGCTGATTTTGTTCACCATGTTGAGAAAATGGACCAAGACAATGGTTGGGAATTAATTAGAAAGATTGTTTTTGGAGATGGAGAGGATCAAATAATTTCTGAATTGAAAGAAGTTGGCATGGAAATTGTCAGAAAATGTGATGGTCTTCCTCTGGCAATTAAAGTGATAGCAGGTGTTTTATTCCGCAAGGAAAGGACTAAGAGGGAGTGGAAAAATGTTATTGAAAGTGATTTATGGTTTATGAAAGAGAATGAAAACGAAGTATCAAAGGCTTTATACTTGAGCTATGAGAATTTACCTTGTCACCTTAAACAATGTTTTCTTAGTTGTGCTTTTTACTGTGCCATATCAATTCGATCAGATATAATCCGACTGTGGGTGGCCGAAGGGTTTGTGATTGAACGATCAAATAGTTTGATGGAAGATATTGCAGAAGACTACTACAAAGAACTTATTGCAAGCAACCTTTTGCAAATGGATAATATATTTTTAACAGGTACAAGATTtgttatgcatgatattttacgaTCTTTTGGGGAAAATTTGATGGAAGAGGAAGGGATTATCATTAATAATGCTCTATACACAAATATAAATTCTTTGACGAAGATCCGTCGTTTGTCCATATCAAGCCAAGGCGATTTGTTATTGCTCCCCAATGCGATAATAGAGCAAAAGTGTTTAAGAGCCCTACACCTCGTTAATTGTCCTCAAATCAAGAGAATAGAGAATCATGCATTTGAAAACTTAAAGCGTCTCAGGGTCTTGGATTTGTGTGATACATCCATAGACAGCCTCCCAGATTCTCTTACGAAATTGCTGCATCTAAAATACTTGGGTCTTGATCGAACAAAGATTAGAAGGCTTCCTGAATCCATTAAGTGTCTTGCAAACCTGCAAACTTTGAATCTGTCGGGGTGTGAATCACTGCATGAACTTCCAAAGGGCATCACaaggttgatcaatttgaggtgCCTTCGAATTGAGG ATAAATTGGAAAGGGCGACAAGTACAGGAAGCAGAAACTTTGTGCTTGCGAACAAAGCATTTCTTAGGAGATTGAATCTTGGATGGACAATGAATATTAATGAATACAGTGAGGAGCAAATCACTGAGGCGGAGAGGATATTCAACCAACTCAGTCCTCCACCGACACTACAAGGCCTTCGCATCACCGTCAATTTCCCTGGCCGACAGTTTCCAGAGTGGATGGTGTCAACTTCTGGACTTGATTCTTTGGCTGACCTTACATTTTTTAATCTTGTCAATTTTCCATCATGTACAGTGCTCCCTCCTTTGGGACAACTACCCAATCTTAAAATCCTACACATTGAAGGAGGAGAAGCAATCAAGAGTATTGGGCCTGAATTCCTGGGATGCAGAACGCCTGCATTCCCAAAACTTATGTATGTAGCATTCAAAAACATGACCAATTGGGAAACGTGGGTGTTGTCTGAGACACAAGATGTTGTGGAACCTAACGAGGATGTTCATGCAAGGAACCTCAATTCGTTTCCTAATCTGAAAGAATGTAAGATCATCCACTGCCCAAAGCTGAAAAATAGCATCCTTCCCTCAAATAGGTATTTGCAAATTAATAACTGTCCAAATTTGGAATATGTGGAAAAGATTGGCATGTTTCAGTATTTCCGAGTTGTTTTCCCCTCTGAAATACAACAGCTTCCGCAATGGGCGTCATGCCTGGTTAATGTCACTTTGCATAAATTTTCCATGGAATGCAATTCACTTCTACTAGATAGTTGCAGTAAGGGGAAGCAAAATTGGCACATCATTCAACGAATTCCAAAAGTTACTATTGATAGCATTGATCGTGAAAGACGCTTATTGCTCAATAAGGACTCGTACAAATACGAAATAAAGGATGAGTTTGGAA GCGTAGAAGAAACTTGCCAGACGCTGAGAAGTTACTGGATCAAGCTCAACCCGATCAAGTATCTGTTCGGCGCTAAAGGTGGACATTTTCTAGGCTatatcgtcaccgagcggggGATTGAGGTGAACCCCGGCAAAGTAAAGGCGCTCCAAGACATGTCACCACCCCGCAATCTAAAAgaagtacagaggctgaccggAAAAATCACGGCTTTGTCAAGGTTCATTtccaagtcatccgaccggagcctgccgttTTTCAAGATTCTGCGGCGAGcaaccaagttccaatgggatgacgGGTGTGACCAGGCCTTCAAAGAGCTCAAGCAATATCTTAGCTCCCTGCCCATCTTGGCTAAACCGATCGTGGGGGAGCCGTTTTGGATTTATCTATCATCTATCGAGTATGCAATTGGATCGGCATTAGTCAGGCAAGAGGGGGGAATACAATAA